A single region of the Polymorphum gilvum SL003B-26A1 genome encodes:
- a CDS encoding sodium:proton symporter — translation MIRGATAALAWIGRRGTSAVALSALAGMAVPQLSALARPWVAEAIFVLLVFAFLRVDPAAVRVRLRRPRLVLLAALWMTVAVPLVAGTAARAAGLADLQPDLMLALFIVTAAPAIMSAPAFMYLLGLDGALSLTVLVASILLVPLSAPLIGELMLGDVLPVDGLTLAVKLISLLAGSMLIAWLLRRLVGLERIAAAHDHIDGANVLLLLFFAVAVMDGVAASFSSRPLLSAGIALLTFAVALAQIGLTLLVFAPAARGDAFVIAHAVGNRNMGLMVAALGGTLPDLTWLYFGLGQLPIYMLPLFLRPFSRRYTGRSAPAPAPPV, via the coding sequence ATGATCAGAGGGGCAACGGCCGCGCTCGCGTGGATCGGACGGCGCGGTACGAGCGCCGTCGCGCTCAGCGCGCTGGCCGGCATGGCGGTCCCCCAGTTGTCCGCGCTCGCCCGCCCCTGGGTCGCGGAAGCGATCTTCGTGCTGCTGGTGTTCGCGTTCCTGCGCGTCGATCCGGCCGCCGTCCGCGTGCGCCTGCGCCGGCCGCGTCTCGTCCTGCTCGCCGCCCTTTGGATGACGGTCGCCGTGCCCCTCGTGGCCGGCACCGCGGCGCGCGCGGCCGGCCTTGCCGATCTCCAGCCCGACCTGATGCTCGCGCTGTTCATCGTCACTGCAGCTCCCGCGATCATGTCCGCCCCCGCCTTCATGTATCTGCTCGGCCTCGACGGCGCCCTCAGCCTGACGGTGCTGGTCGCCTCGATCCTGCTCGTGCCGCTGTCGGCGCCGCTGATCGGCGAACTGATGCTCGGCGACGTCCTGCCGGTCGACGGGCTGACCCTTGCGGTCAAGCTGATCTCGCTGCTCGCCGGCTCGATGCTGATCGCCTGGCTCCTGCGCCGGCTCGTCGGGCTGGAGCGGATCGCCGCCGCCCACGACCACATCGACGGGGCCAACGTCCTGCTGCTGCTGTTCTTCGCCGTCGCCGTCATGGATGGCGTCGCCGCCAGCTTCTCTTCGCGTCCGCTGCTGTCGGCCGGCATCGCCCTGCTCACCTTTGCCGTCGCCCTCGCCCAGATCGGCCTGACCCTCCTCGTCTTCGCCCCCGCTGCACGCGGCGACGCCTTCGTCATCGCCCATGCCGTCGGCAACCGCAACATGGGGCTCATGGTCGCCGCCCTCGGCGGCACGCTGCCGGATCTCACCTGGCTCTACTTCGGCCTCGGCCAGTTGCCGATCTACATGCTGCCGCTGTTCCTGCGCCCCTTCTCGCGCCGCTACACCGGCCGTTCCGCGCCGGCCCCGGCGCCGCCGGTGTGA
- a CDS encoding NAD(P)/FAD-dependent oxidoreductase, which produces MHGVQTVDVIVLGAGIVGASTALQLQRKGLEVALIDRRQPGEETSHGNAGIIERNGFVPVTFPDKPRLLLEIALKRSVAVNYDLKALARLLPWLQALRRQSSRVALQRFAHAIDALERHAVGEHRALAALADCERYYRRTGWIHLFRTEAAYAAAETARHYARIFGAAYQELGALDLNELEPGLTADDCLGVFWPETESVSNPGAVTKAFARKVGELGGHLYNGDARRLTRSKGGWAAMSDRGPVWGRAAVVALGPWAMDVLGPLGHRFPMAVKRGYHMHFRAVSGVSLTRPVVDMENGYVLTPMEKGVRLTTGVEFAARDAPPTPVQIDRAKACAKEIFPLGAPAEAEPWMGSRPCLPDSLPVVGASPIAPGLWLNFGHGHVGFTLGPVTGRLIAEMIAGQAPFVDPSALSPLRFL; this is translated from the coding sequence GTGCATGGGGTGCAGACAGTTGACGTGATCGTGCTGGGGGCGGGCATCGTCGGGGCCTCGACGGCGCTGCAGCTCCAGCGCAAGGGACTGGAGGTCGCCCTCATCGACCGTCGGCAGCCCGGCGAGGAGACCTCGCACGGCAATGCCGGCATCATCGAGCGCAACGGCTTCGTCCCGGTCACGTTTCCCGACAAGCCGCGGCTGCTGCTCGAGATCGCGCTGAAACGATCGGTTGCGGTCAACTACGATCTCAAGGCGCTCGCCCGGCTGCTGCCCTGGCTGCAGGCGTTGCGCCGCCAGTCGAGCCGGGTGGCCCTGCAACGCTTCGCCCATGCGATCGACGCGCTGGAGCGCCATGCGGTCGGCGAACACAGGGCGCTGGCAGCGCTCGCCGACTGCGAGCGTTATTACCGGCGGACCGGCTGGATCCACCTGTTCCGCACCGAGGCAGCCTATGCCGCCGCGGAGACTGCACGGCACTATGCGCGCATCTTCGGAGCCGCATACCAGGAGCTCGGCGCGCTCGATCTCAACGAACTTGAACCGGGACTGACCGCAGACGACTGCCTCGGCGTGTTCTGGCCGGAAACCGAATCGGTGTCCAATCCCGGCGCCGTCACCAAGGCCTTCGCGCGCAAGGTCGGCGAGCTCGGCGGCCATCTCTACAACGGGGACGCGCGCCGCCTGACGCGCTCCAAGGGCGGCTGGGCAGCGATGAGCGACCGGGGACCGGTTTGGGGTCGCGCCGCGGTGGTCGCGCTCGGGCCGTGGGCGATGGACGTGCTCGGACCGCTCGGGCATCGGTTTCCCATGGCGGTCAAGCGCGGCTACCACATGCATTTTCGCGCGGTATCGGGGGTGTCGCTGACCCGACCGGTGGTCGACATGGAAAACGGCTATGTGCTGACGCCGATGGAAAAGGGCGTGCGGCTGACCACAGGCGTGGAATTCGCTGCGCGCGATGCGCCGCCAACACCGGTGCAGATCGATCGGGCGAAGGCCTGCGCGAAGGAGATCTTCCCGCTCGGCGCGCCGGCCGAGGCCGAGCCCTGGATGGGCAGCCGGCCGTGCCTGCCGGATTCGCTGCCGGTCGTCGGCGCCTCGCCGATCGCCCCGGGCCTGTGGCTCAATTTCGGCCATGGCCATGTCGGCTTCACGCTGGGGCCGGTGACCGGGCGGCTGATCGCCGAGATGATCGCCGGACAGGCGCCGTTCGTCGACCCCTCGGCCCTGTCGCCGCTGCGGTTCCTGTGA
- a CDS encoding Lrp/AsnC family transcriptional regulator: protein MTENFLLDPSDIRVLRVLQRDASLSIADVAREAGMSQTPCWRRIKKLKEHGVIRQIVAVVDREAVGLGFVSYAFVKLAVPSRENMETFDRLVHAWPEVVTCERITGAVDYLIKVVADDIKAYDNFLRLKLLDNTLVSDVQSRIVVNTVKDTVALPLRER from the coding sequence ATGACAGAAAATTTTCTCCTCGATCCATCCGACATCCGCGTCTTGCGCGTCCTCCAGCGCGACGCGTCCCTGTCGATCGCCGACGTCGCGCGCGAGGCGGGCATGAGCCAGACGCCCTGCTGGCGCCGCATCAAGAAGCTCAAGGAACACGGGGTGATTCGCCAGATCGTGGCGGTGGTCGACCGCGAGGCGGTCGGCCTCGGCTTCGTCTCCTATGCCTTCGTCAAGCTGGCCGTGCCGAGCCGGGAGAACATGGAGACCTTCGACCGTCTGGTCCACGCCTGGCCCGAGGTGGTCACCTGCGAACGCATCACCGGCGCCGTCGACTACCTGATCAAGGTCGTCGCCGACGACATCAAGGCCTATGACAACTTCCTGCGCCTGAAGCTGCTCGACAACACGCTCGTCTCGGACGTGCAGTCGCGCATCGTCGTCAACACGGTGAAGGACACCGTCGCCCTGCCGCTGCGGGAGCGATAA
- a CDS encoding indolepyruvate ferredoxin oxidoreductase family protein, giving the protein MNAHAGVVTLDDKYLATQGQVYLTGIQALVRLPLDRARLDRAGGLKTGGFISGYRGSPLAGYDTELARAKRHLAGHDVVFRPGVNEELGATAVWGSQKVRQHGKGSDYDGVFGIWYGKAPGVDRAGDVLKQANASGVDAHGGVLALAGDDHLAKSSILPAQSEFFFEHAEIPVLNPADIQEVLDYGLHGLELSRHCGLWSALICVADTMDASATISVDAQRLAFVRPEQDPRAERDLNRVLLLGNRLETERLLRDVRVPAAQAYVRANRLDRVAFGASRPRLGIVATGKAYRDLRQALDLLGIGEARARALGLAVYKVAMPWPLEPTGLAEFGRGLARMLVVEHKRAFLESQIKEISYHWPETSRPRIWGKRTPDGEPFLSDVLELSVAEIVEALLSWLPQDAVSEEMQAVSMRMTEQVMWAQGHAERAARTPYFCSGCPHSTSTRTPEGSRSMPGIGCHAMTEVAGRTTDGQIAMGGEGALWVGQKDFARDGHVFANLGDGTYFHSGILAIRQALSAGVPITYKILYNDAVAMTGGQRHDGQLSVPQITRQLEAEGVEKIAVISETPDAYLGRKDLAPGTAVHHRDDLMSVQEAFQAHPGVSVIVYDQTCAAEKRRRRKKGTFPDPDRRLFINDRVCEGCGDCSVQSNCLSVEPLKTPFGDKRQINQSSCNKDFTCIKGFCPSFVEIEGASLRKATAKGLDVDALVAGLPAVTQPGLERTVNLLVAGIGGMGVTTISAVLAMAAHLDGKQASTLDMTGLAQKGGPVTSHVRFAAGTRSIEGPRVPTASLDVLIASDMVVATNAEQLALANRSATQVFANTRVAPTAEFVLRQTQSFDEARMLKALQSASVACHAADVAGIAEALLGDAIYANMMLVGMAWQAGVLPVSAEAIETALHLNGASVAANVKAFRAGRVLLAEPDRILSALPSTDEPAEETLEAKIGRLADDLTAYQDAAYAARYAALVERVRAADAAFGPGTMRLTETVADMLYKVMAYKDEYEVARLHADPAFRARIAARFDDPRKIKVWLAPPLLARRLDERTGRPAKIAFGPWIFGVFGVLARMRRLRGTAFDPFGRTAERKAERALIEQYVSDVETVIGHLGSAGYGLLVEIARVPDLVRGFGPVKEANLEKAAVKRAQLLDRLEREHARGAFADAAE; this is encoded by the coding sequence ATGAATGCCCATGCCGGCGTCGTCACGCTAGACGACAAGTATCTCGCCACCCAGGGTCAGGTCTACCTGACCGGCATCCAGGCGCTGGTGCGCCTGCCGCTCGACCGGGCGCGGCTCGACCGGGCGGGCGGGCTGAAGACCGGCGGTTTCATCTCCGGCTACCGCGGCTCGCCGCTGGCCGGCTACGACACGGAACTGGCGCGGGCCAAGCGCCATCTGGCCGGCCATGACGTCGTGTTCAGGCCGGGCGTCAACGAGGAACTGGGCGCGACCGCGGTGTGGGGCTCGCAGAAGGTGCGCCAGCACGGCAAGGGCTCGGACTACGACGGCGTGTTCGGCATCTGGTACGGCAAGGCGCCGGGCGTCGACCGGGCCGGCGACGTGCTCAAGCAGGCCAACGCCTCGGGCGTCGACGCCCACGGCGGCGTGCTGGCGCTGGCCGGCGACGACCATCTCGCCAAGTCGTCGATCCTGCCGGCGCAGAGCGAGTTCTTCTTCGAGCATGCGGAGATCCCTGTGCTCAATCCGGCCGACATCCAGGAGGTGCTCGACTACGGCCTGCACGGGCTGGAGCTGTCGCGTCACTGCGGGCTGTGGAGCGCGCTGATCTGCGTCGCCGACACGATGGATGCCTCGGCGACCATCTCGGTCGATGCGCAGCGGCTGGCCTTCGTGCGGCCCGAACAGGATCCGCGCGCGGAGCGCGACCTCAACCGCGTTCTGCTGCTCGGCAACCGGCTGGAGACCGAACGGCTGTTGCGCGACGTGCGCGTGCCGGCGGCGCAGGCCTATGTGCGCGCGAACCGGCTCGACCGGGTCGCCTTCGGCGCCAGCCGGCCGCGGCTCGGCATCGTGGCGACCGGCAAGGCGTACCGCGACCTGCGCCAGGCGCTGGACCTCCTCGGTATCGGCGAGGCGCGGGCGCGCGCGCTCGGTCTTGCGGTCTACAAGGTGGCGATGCCCTGGCCGCTGGAACCCACGGGCCTGGCCGAGTTCGGGCGCGGCCTGGCGCGCATGCTGGTGGTCGAGCACAAGCGTGCGTTCCTGGAATCGCAGATCAAGGAAATCTCCTATCACTGGCCGGAGACGAGCCGGCCGAGGATCTGGGGCAAGCGGACGCCTGACGGTGAGCCGTTCCTGTCCGACGTGCTGGAACTGAGCGTGGCGGAGATCGTCGAGGCGCTGCTGTCGTGGCTGCCGCAGGACGCGGTGAGCGAGGAGATGCAGGCGGTCAGCATGCGCATGACCGAGCAGGTGATGTGGGCGCAGGGCCATGCGGAGCGGGCCGCGCGCACGCCCTATTTCTGCTCCGGCTGCCCGCATTCGACCTCGACCAGGACGCCGGAGGGCTCCCGCTCGATGCCGGGCATCGGCTGCCATGCGATGACCGAGGTTGCCGGGCGGACCACGGACGGCCAGATCGCCATGGGCGGCGAGGGCGCGCTGTGGGTGGGCCAGAAGGATTTCGCCCGCGACGGCCACGTGTTCGCCAATCTCGGCGACGGCACCTATTTCCACTCCGGCATCCTGGCCATCCGCCAGGCGCTGTCTGCGGGCGTGCCGATCACCTACAAGATCCTCTACAACGACGCCGTCGCCATGACCGGGGGCCAGCGCCACGACGGCCAGCTGAGCGTGCCGCAGATCACGCGCCAGCTTGAGGCTGAGGGCGTGGAGAAGATCGCCGTCATCAGCGAGACGCCCGACGCCTATCTCGGCCGCAAGGACCTCGCGCCGGGAACCGCCGTGCATCATCGCGACGACCTGATGAGCGTCCAGGAGGCGTTCCAGGCCCATCCAGGCGTGTCGGTGATCGTCTACGACCAGACCTGCGCGGCGGAGAAGAGGCGCCGGCGCAAGAAGGGCACGTTCCCCGATCCGGATCGGCGGCTGTTCATCAACGACCGGGTGTGCGAGGGCTGCGGCGACTGCTCGGTGCAGTCGAACTGCCTGTCGGTGGAGCCGCTGAAGACACCATTCGGCGACAAACGGCAGATCAACCAGTCGAGCTGCAACAAGGACTTCACCTGCATCAAGGGCTTCTGCCCGTCCTTCGTCGAGATCGAGGGCGCATCCTTGCGCAAGGCGACGGCCAAGGGGCTTGACGTCGACGCGCTGGTTGCCGGCCTGCCGGCGGTGACGCAGCCGGGGCTGGAGCGCACGGTGAACCTGCTCGTCGCCGGCATCGGCGGCATGGGCGTCACGACGATCAGCGCCGTCCTGGCGATGGCCGCCCATCTGGACGGCAAGCAGGCCTCGACCCTCGACATGACGGGCCTTGCCCAGAAGGGCGGGCCGGTGACCTCGCACGTGCGCTTCGCCGCCGGAACGCGGAGCATCGAGGGCCCGCGGGTGCCGACGGCGAGCCTCGACGTGCTCATCGCCAGCGACATGGTGGTCGCGACCAACGCCGAACAGCTGGCACTCGCCAACCGCTCGGCGACGCAGGTGTTCGCCAACACGCGGGTGGCGCCGACGGCCGAGTTCGTGCTGCGCCAGACTCAGTCCTTCGACGAGGCGCGCATGCTGAAGGCGCTGCAGAGCGCGTCGGTCGCCTGCCACGCGGCGGACGTAGCCGGTATCGCCGAGGCGCTGCTGGGCGACGCGATCTACGCCAACATGATGCTGGTGGGCATGGCCTGGCAGGCGGGCGTGCTGCCGGTCTCGGCGGAGGCGATCGAGACGGCGCTGCACCTGAATGGGGCGTCGGTGGCCGCCAACGTCAAGGCGTTCCGCGCCGGCCGCGTGCTGCTGGCCGAGCCGGACAGAATCCTTTCAGCCCTGCCCAGCACGGACGAGCCGGCGGAGGAAACGCTCGAGGCGAAGATCGGCCGGCTGGCGGACGACCTGACCGCCTATCAGGACGCCGCCTATGCGGCGCGCTACGCCGCCCTGGTCGAGCGGGTGCGCGCGGCGGATGCCGCGTTCGGGCCGGGCACGATGCGGCTGACCGAGACGGTCGCCGACATGCTCTACAAGGTGATGGCCTACAAGGACGAGTACGAGGTCGCCCGGCTCCATGCCGATCCGGCCTTCAGGGCCAGGATCGCGGCGCGCTTCGACGATCCGCGCAAGATCAAGGTCTGGCTGGCGCCGCCGCTGCTCGCCCGGCGGCTCGACGAAAGGACCGGCCGGCCGGCGAAGATCGCCTTCGGACCGTGGATCTTCGGTGTCTTCGGGGTGCTGGCGAGGATGAGGCGGCTTCGCGGCACGGCTTTCGATCCGTTCGGCCGCACCGCCGAGCGCAAGGCGGAACGGGCGCTGATCGAGCAGTATGTCAGCGACGTCGAGACCGTCATCGGCCATCTCGGCTCGGCCGGCTACGGCCTGCTGGTCGAGATCGCCCGGGTGCCGGACCTCGTGCGCGGCTTCGGCCCGGTCAAGGAGGCCAACCTGGAAAAGGCCGCCGTGAAGCGGGCGCAGCTGCTCGACCGGCTGGAGCGCGAGCACGCCCGCGGCGCCTTCGCGGACGCGGCCGAATAG
- a CDS encoding P1 family peptidase, whose translation MTGPRNLITDVPGISVGCAEDPHMKSGVTVVLPDEPAVASVAIHGGAPGTREIALLEPEQTVEAVDAIVLAGGSAFGLDAGAGVQGRLAELGRGFQVGPVRVPIVPSAILFDLLNGGNKGWGATAPYRDLGRAALDNTGKDFRLGSYGAGCGATTANLKGGLGSASVVLPNGVTVGAIVAVNALGRATVGDTRHFWAAPFERDGEFGGFGLPSPLPDDAVCVRTKLDGLNAGANTTIAAVATDAKLTKSEAKRLAVMAHDGLAKALWPAHTPLDGDLVFAVSTGQRRLECPLEDMVQIGAAAASTLARAIARGVYHARPAPGDPVPTWQDRFG comes from the coding sequence ATGACCGGCCCGCGCAATCTGATCACCGACGTCCCGGGAATTTCGGTCGGCTGTGCCGAGGATCCGCACATGAAGTCCGGCGTCACGGTGGTGCTGCCGGACGAGCCGGCGGTCGCCTCGGTCGCCATCCACGGCGGCGCGCCCGGCACCCGCGAGATCGCGCTGCTGGAGCCGGAACAGACCGTCGAGGCGGTCGACGCCATCGTGCTCGCCGGCGGCTCGGCCTTCGGCCTCGATGCCGGCGCCGGTGTCCAGGGCCGTCTGGCCGAACTCGGCCGCGGCTTCCAGGTCGGTCCGGTGCGCGTTCCCATCGTACCCTCGGCGATCCTGTTCGACCTGCTCAACGGCGGCAACAAGGGCTGGGGCGCCACCGCACCCTATCGCGACCTCGGCCGCGCAGCGCTCGACAACACCGGCAAAGACTTCCGCCTCGGCTCCTACGGCGCCGGCTGCGGCGCCACCACCGCCAATCTCAAGGGCGGGCTCGGCTCCGCCTCCGTCGTGCTGCCCAACGGCGTCACGGTCGGCGCCATCGTCGCCGTCAACGCGCTCGGCCGGGCGACCGTCGGCGACACGCGCCACTTCTGGGCCGCCCCCTTCGAGCGCGACGGCGAGTTCGGCGGCTTCGGCTTGCCCTCGCCCCTGCCCGACGACGCGGTCTGCGTCAGAACCAAGCTCGACGGGCTGAATGCCGGCGCCAACACCACCATCGCCGCCGTCGCCACCGATGCGAAGCTGACCAAGTCGGAAGCCAAGCGCCTCGCCGTGATGGCCCATGACGGGCTCGCCAAGGCGCTATGGCCGGCCCATACCCCGCTCGACGGCGATCTCGTCTTTGCCGTGTCGACCGGCCAACGACGACTCGAGTGCCCCCTCGAGGACATGGTGCAGATCGGCGCGGCCGCCGCCTCGACCCTCGCCCGCGCCATCGCCCGCGGCGTCTACCACGCGAGACCGGCGCCGGGCGACCCGGTGCCGACCTGGCAGGACCGGTTCGGCTAG
- a CDS encoding flavin reductase, protein MATAVHIVTTDGAAGRFGATVSAVCSVTDTPPCLLVCLNRTSRVHAAILSNGVFCVSTLPAGAEPLADAFAGRTQIAMDERFALARWDALATGAPALATASVNADCKVLRTMEMGTHSIIVGALQGVRYGAVGETLVYKDRAYRAL, encoded by the coding sequence ATGGCGACCGCCGTCCACATCGTCACGACCGACGGCGCAGCCGGACGTTTCGGGGCAACCGTCTCGGCCGTGTGCTCGGTGACCGACACTCCTCCCTGCCTTCTCGTCTGCCTCAACCGCACCAGCCGCGTCCATGCCGCCATCCTGTCCAACGGCGTCTTCTGTGTGAGCACCCTGCCGGCGGGCGCCGAGCCGCTGGCCGACGCCTTCGCCGGACGCACCCAGATCGCCATGGACGAACGCTTCGCCCTCGCCCGCTGGGACGCCCTCGCCACCGGTGCGCCGGCGCTCGCCACGGCCAGCGTCAATGCCGACTGCAAGGTCCTGCGCACCATGGAGATGGGCACCCACTCGATCATCGTCGGCGCCCTGCAGGGCGTCCGTTACGGCGCCGTCGGCGAAACGCTGGTCTACAAGGACCGCGCCTACCGCGCGCTCTGA
- a CDS encoding branched-chain amino acid ABC transporter substrate-binding protein yields the protein MAKLLPAGAILVLLAPAVAAADIVIGVAAPMSGQFAPFGEQLAAGAAQAVADINASGGLRGETLVLEIADDGCSESRAVAVANQLVGKGAVLVVGHVCSGPSHAASAVYAANGIVQVSPAATAPKFTDERAGPGVFRLARREDAQPATIARLLAEEFGGKGIAILDDRTAYGKGLADDVKDRLRATGVREALSLSYDGGQKEFGGLVSTLRSERIDAVFIGGYAPEVGALRSQMAEAGLDIPLLAGDAVLTEDYGAFAGAAAAGTLVAAAPDPRQAPEAQVTVAALEETGKSADGYVLPAYAAVQVYAEAVRTAESIDLAAVAGILQQGRFDTVLGPVGFDAKGDSTLPGFVWWVWADNRFVQR from the coding sequence ATGGCAAAACTCCTTCCCGCCGGCGCCATCTTAGTCCTGCTGGCGCCGGCCGTCGCGGCGGCCGACATCGTGATCGGCGTGGCCGCCCCGATGAGCGGCCAGTTCGCGCCGTTCGGGGAGCAACTCGCCGCGGGCGCCGCGCAGGCAGTGGCCGACATCAATGCCTCCGGCGGACTGCGGGGCGAGACGCTGGTGCTGGAGATCGCCGACGACGGTTGCTCGGAAAGCCGGGCCGTGGCGGTCGCCAACCAGTTGGTCGGCAAGGGCGCGGTTCTGGTCGTCGGCCATGTCTGTTCCGGGCCCTCGCATGCGGCCAGTGCCGTCTATGCCGCCAACGGCATCGTACAGGTGTCGCCGGCCGCAACGGCGCCGAAGTTCACCGATGAGCGGGCAGGACCGGGCGTGTTCCGCCTCGCCCGGCGCGAGGACGCGCAGCCAGCGACGATCGCCCGCCTGCTGGCGGAGGAGTTCGGCGGCAAGGGGATCGCGATCCTCGACGACAGGACGGCCTACGGCAAGGGCCTGGCCGACGACGTGAAGGACCGGTTGCGCGCGACCGGGGTCCGCGAAGCGCTCAGCCTGTCCTACGACGGTGGGCAGAAGGAGTTCGGCGGGCTGGTGTCGACCCTGCGGTCGGAACGCATCGATGCCGTCTTCATCGGCGGCTATGCGCCGGAAGTCGGCGCCCTGCGCAGCCAGATGGCGGAGGCCGGACTGGACATCCCGCTGCTCGCCGGCGACGCAGTGCTGACCGAGGACTACGGGGCCTTCGCCGGGGCAGCCGCCGCGGGAACGCTGGTCGCCGCTGCGCCCGATCCGCGTCAGGCGCCGGAGGCACAGGTCACGGTCGCCGCGCTGGAAGAGACGGGCAAATCCGCCGACGGCTATGTGCTGCCAGCCTATGCCGCCGTTCAGGTCTATGCAGAGGCGGTCCGGACGGCCGAGAGCATCGACCTCGCCGCCGTCGCCGGCATTCTGCAGCAGGGCCGTTTCGACACCGTGCTCGGCCCAGTCGGCTTCGATGCCAAAGGCGACAGCACGCTGCCGGGCTTCGTCTGGTGGGTTTGGGCGGACAACCGGTTCGTCCAGCGCTAG
- a CDS encoding L,D-transpeptidase translates to MGRVFGRFLALLAVAGSMGFGGPHVQAAPDLVAFKDPRFRPGTVVIKNSERRLYLVLGRGQALRYPVAVGQRGKSWTGQTYIDGKYVKPAWSPPAVVKRDFPDLPDVIAGGAPNNPMGVAALTLAGDDYAIHGTNRPGSIGRAVSYGCIRMRNGDILDLFNRVGLNTPVVAVN, encoded by the coding sequence ATGGGCAGAGTGTTCGGAAGGTTCCTGGCGCTGCTGGCAGTCGCCGGCAGCATGGGCTTCGGCGGGCCTCATGTGCAGGCCGCGCCCGATCTCGTCGCCTTCAAGGACCCGCGCTTCCGGCCCGGAACGGTGGTGATCAAGAATTCCGAGCGTCGGCTCTATCTGGTGCTCGGCCGCGGCCAGGCGTTGCGCTATCCGGTCGCCGTCGGCCAGCGCGGCAAGTCCTGGACCGGCCAGACCTACATCGACGGCAAATACGTCAAGCCGGCCTGGTCGCCGCCGGCCGTGGTGAAGCGGGACTTCCCCGACCTGCCGGACGTCATCGCAGGCGGCGCGCCGAACAACCCGATGGGCGTGGCGGCGCTGACCCTGGCGGGCGACGACTATGCGATCCACGGCACCAACCGGCCCGGATCGATCGGCCGGGCGGTGTCCTACGGCTGCATCCGGATGCGAAACGGCGACATCCTCGACCTGTTCAACCGCGTCGGCCTCAATACCCCGGTGGTCGCCGTGAACTGA
- a CDS encoding YeeE/YedE thiosulfate transporter family protein: protein MDVLSRKSWSPYVAGIVIGLLQIPAFLLAGTALGASSSFVTAAAWVASIFDPAAAQIDYFAKHLVGAKNYWQAAMVIGIGLGAYLSARASGTRRASFAPSWTGYTGIRSLAGRLAMGFVGGFVLLVGARIADGCTSGHGISGMAQLAVGSTVAVAAMFVGGIAISMLFRKV, encoded by the coding sequence ATGGACGTCCTTTCCAGAAAGTCCTGGTCGCCCTACGTGGCCGGGATCGTGATCGGGCTGCTGCAGATCCCGGCGTTCCTGCTGGCGGGTACCGCTCTCGGCGCCTCGTCGTCCTTCGTCACCGCGGCGGCCTGGGTGGCCAGCATCTTCGATCCGGCCGCCGCGCAGATCGACTATTTCGCCAAGCACCTCGTTGGCGCCAAGAACTACTGGCAGGCGGCGATGGTGATCGGCATCGGCCTTGGCGCCTACCTGTCGGCACGCGCCAGCGGCACGCGGCGCGCGTCCTTCGCACCGTCCTGGACCGGCTACACCGGCATCCGCTCGTTGGCGGGGCGGCTGGCGATGGGCTTCGTCGGCGGCTTCGTCCTGCTCGTCGGGGCCCGCATCGCCGACGGCTGCACGTCCGGGCACGGCATTTCCGGCATGGCACAGCTCGCGGTCGGCTCGACCGTCGCGGTGGCAGCCATGTTTGTCGGCGGTATCGCCATCTCGATGCTGTTCCGCAAGGTCTGA
- a CDS encoding YeeE/YedE thiosulfate transporter family protein, which translates to MTLFWMIVLGLAMGLVFGIALEKSRVMEPGVLIGQFQFRTFIMLKMFLAATTTGLVVLAVLNGGFGVPLGPKAAAWGPVIVGGLILGAGIALAGACPGTALAQIGAGYKDAWAVVAGGILGAMFYSYNMDWIHAALDWGSAGKMTFVDLIPLPFWVLALIAAALLVVLMVVLEKISPSAMEKAGVDVAMDDGSDTQAGSARLHPAE; encoded by the coding sequence ATGACCCTGTTCTGGATGATCGTTCTCGGCCTCGCAATGGGGCTGGTGTTCGGGATCGCGCTGGAGAAGAGCCGCGTGATGGAGCCCGGCGTGCTCATCGGCCAGTTCCAGTTCCGCACCTTCATCATGCTAAAGATGTTCCTCGCCGCGACGACGACGGGCCTCGTCGTGCTGGCGGTCCTCAACGGCGGCTTCGGCGTGCCGCTCGGGCCGAAGGCGGCTGCCTGGGGGCCGGTGATCGTCGGGGGGCTAATCCTCGGTGCGGGCATCGCGCTCGCCGGCGCCTGCCCGGGCACCGCGCTCGCCCAGATCGGCGCGGGCTACAAGGACGCCTGGGCCGTGGTCGCCGGCGGTATCCTCGGCGCGATGTTCTACAGCTACAACATGGATTGGATCCACGCGGCACTCGACTGGGGCAGTGCGGGCAAGATGACCTTCGTCGACCTGATCCCGCTGCCGTTCTGGGTGCTTGCGCTGATCGCCGCGGCGCTGCTCGTCGTCCTGATGGTCGTGCTCGAGAAGATCTCGCCCTCGGCGATGGAAAAGGCCGGGGTCGACGTCGCCATGGACGACGGCAGCGACACGCAGGCGGGCAGCGCCCGGCTGCATCCGGCGGAATAG